From the genome of Delphinus delphis chromosome 8, mDelDel1.2, whole genome shotgun sequence, one region includes:
- the TSGA10IP gene encoding testis-specific protein 10-interacting protein isoform X3, producing MGQDTNMLNAHQQLVRTASGRPGQDTPQQAPGTVPCLLKLLSSIPQAEQASRWNRKAHALGADETCLFAHFPNRTFHKRQEATRNRLQAWEQQQQEKRQQAELRRAREQRLQQRLAQCLAAYIPRGSRGPGAAQRKLEELRRQERQRFAEYQAELQGIQQRVQARPYLFQQAMQPWDPLGTPLLSPQANARLTVTRRFSQVLSALGLDEERLLAEAGKGDTEGTPRKPRSHRSVGVRMEHSSQESPKERTHWQPA from the exons atgGGACAAGACACCAACATGCTAAATGCCCACCAACAGTTGGTAAGGACCGCATCTGGGAGACCAGGGCAAGACACACCACAGCAGGCTCCAGGGACGGTCCCATGTCTGCTCAAGCTTCTCTCAAGCATCCCCCAAGCTGAGCAG GCCTCCCGCTGGAACAGGAAGGCCCATGCCTTGGGAGCTGATGAGACTTGCCTGTTTGCACACTTCCCTAACCGCACCTTCCACAAACGACAGGAGGCCACCAG AAACCGGCTGCAGGCCtgggagcagcagcagcaggagaagcGGCAGCAGGCCGAGCTGCGGCGGGCCCGGGAGCAGCGGCTACAGCAGCGGctggctcagtgcctggcagCCTACATACCCAGAGGGAGCCGGGGGCCGGGGGCCGCCCAGCGCAAGCTGGAGGAGCTAAG GCGCCAGGAGCGACAGCGCTTTGCTGAGTACCAGGCAGAGTTGCAAGGTATCCAGCAGCGGGTGCAGGCCCGGCCCTACCTGTTCCAGCAGGCCATGCAG CCCTGGGACCCCCTCG GAACCCCGCTTCTCTCTCCTCAGGCCAATGCCCGGCTCACTGTGACCCGGCGCTTCTCCCAGGTGCTGTCGGCACTGGGACTGGACGAGGAGCGGCTGCTGGCTGAGGCAGGAAAGGGGGATACGGAGGGCACCCCCAGGAAACCCAG GAGCCACAGGTCAGTGGGAGTGAGAATGGAGCACTCTTCTCAAGAGTCCCCCAAAGAAAGAACCCACTGGCAGCCAGCCTGA
- the TSGA10IP gene encoding testis-specific protein 10-interacting protein isoform X2, with protein MGQDTNMLNAHQQLVRTASGRPGQDTPQQAPGTVPCLLKLLSSIPQAEQGSLGSSDGVIQGQQQRSVSAGQMAKKDRRPRDRNKKGQGSAEAEDLVPSPPRKPSFPFQWVWESFTTDGRAPLQPGSASAPGHQALPLPPAVHRHKSRRKSTANNPEARGSCWKTEAPDPERRQQLRACRRIPIPPGKAGGQELELPGKSSGSGTEAEPEGLGAEVAERALSPGEPPQLPRRGSILEEEPFAEATDEAEEGEHRVPQRRRASSPRKGRNSGEEAWDESELRSQGSGSGSNNLRGPQRRRPRARELEGPRNLERLQRQLQQDLDCDPEKLPWEPSRAAVQASRWNRKAHALGADETCLFAHFPNRTFHKRQEATRNRLQAWEQQQQEKRQQAELRRAREQRLQQRLAQCLAAYIPRGSRGPGAAQRKLEELRRQERQRFAEYQAELQGIQQRVQARPYLFQQAMQANARLTVTRRFSQVLSALGLDEERLLAEAGKGDTEGTPRKPRSHRSVGVRMEHSSQESPKERTHWQPA; from the exons atgGGACAAGACACCAACATGCTAAATGCCCACCAACAGTTGGTAAGGACCGCATCTGGGAGACCAGGGCAAGACACACCACAGCAGGCTCCAGGGACGGTCCCATGTCTGCTCAAGCTTCTCTCAAGCATCCCCCAAGCTGAGCAG GGGAGTCTTGGGAGCAGTGATGGTGTAATTCAGGGCCAGCAGCAGAGGTCTGTGAGCGCAGGGCAGATGGCAAAGAAGGACCGGAGGCCCAGGGACCGGAACAAGAAGGGGCAAGGCTCTGCTGAGGCTGAGGA TCTGGTCCCCTCTCCTCCTCGGAaaccctccttccccttccagtGGGTCTGGGAGAGCTTCACCACAGATGGCCGGGCTCCGCTTCAGCCGGGCTCCGCCTCGGCCCCTGGCCACCAAGCCCTGCCCTTGCCCCCAGCGGTCCATCGGCACAAGTCCAGGCGCAAGTCCACGGCCAACAACCCAGAGGCCCGTGGCTCCTGCTGGAAGACAGAGGCGCCAGATCCGGAGAGGAGACAGCAGCTCAGGGCCTGTAGACGCATTCCCATCCCTCCTGGCAAAGCGGGGGGCCAAGAGCTGGAGCTGCCTGGGAAGAGCTCAGGATCGGGGACGGAGGCCGAGCCAGAAGGCCTGGGCGCTGAGGTGGCCGAGAGGGCTCTGAGCCCCGGGGAACCGCCCCAGCTCCCCAGAAGGGGGTCGATCTTGGAGGAGGAGCCATTTGCAGAGGCCACAGACGAGGCCGAGGAGGGGGAGCACAGGGTCCCCCAGAGAAGGAGGGCTAGTTCTCCAAGAAAGGGGCGGAATTCTGGCGAGGAGGCCTGGGACGAGAGTGAACTGCGGAGCCAGGGGAGTGGCTCTGGCTCCAACAACCTCCGAGGACCACAGAGGAGGAGGCCAAGGGCCAGGGAGCTGGAGGGGCCGAGGAACCTGGAGAGGCTGCAGAGGCAGCTGCAGCAGGACTTGGACTGTG ATCCCGAAAAGCTGCCCTGGGAGCCATCGCGGGCTGCTGTTCAGGCCTCCCGCTGGAACAGGAAGGCCCATGCCTTGGGAGCTGATGAGACTTGCCTGTTTGCACACTTCCCTAACCGCACCTTCCACAAACGACAGGAGGCCACCAG AAACCGGCTGCAGGCCtgggagcagcagcagcaggagaagcGGCAGCAGGCCGAGCTGCGGCGGGCCCGGGAGCAGCGGCTACAGCAGCGGctggctcagtgcctggcagCCTACATACCCAGAGGGAGCCGGGGGCCGGGGGCCGCCCAGCGCAAGCTGGAGGAGCTAAG GCGCCAGGAGCGACAGCGCTTTGCTGAGTACCAGGCAGAGTTGCAAGGTATCCAGCAGCGGGTGCAGGCCCGGCCCTACCTGTTCCAGCAGGCCATGCAG GCCAATGCCCGGCTCACTGTGACCCGGCGCTTCTCCCAGGTGCTGTCGGCACTGGGACTGGACGAGGAGCGGCTGCTGGCTGAGGCAGGAAAGGGGGATACGGAGGGCACCCCCAGGAAACCCAG GAGCCACAGGTCAGTGGGAGTGAGAATGGAGCACTCTTCTCAAGAGTCCCCCAAAGAAAGAACCCACTGGCAGCCAGCCTGA
- the TSGA10IP gene encoding testis-specific protein 10-interacting protein isoform X1 — protein sequence MGQDTNMLNAHQQLVRTASGRPGQDTPQQAPGTVPCLLKLLSSIPQAEQGSLGSSDGVIQGQQQRSVSAGQMAKKDRRPRDRNKKGQGSAEAEDLVPSPPRKPSFPFQWVWESFTTDGRAPLQPGSASAPGHQALPLPPAVHRHKSRRKSTANNPEARGSCWKTEAPDPERRQQLRACRRIPIPPGKAGGQELELPGKSSGSGTEAEPEGLGAEVAERALSPGEPPQLPRRGSILEEEPFAEATDEAEEGEHRVPQRRRASSPRKGRNSGEEAWDESELRSQGSGSGSNNLRGPQRRRPRARELEGPRNLERLQRQLQQDLDCDPEKLPWEPSRAAVQASRWNRKAHALGADETCLFAHFPNRTFHKRQEATRNRLQAWEQQQQEKRQQAELRRAREQRLQQRLAQCLAAYIPRGSRGPGAAQRKLEELRRQERQRFAEYQAELQGIQQRVQARPYLFQQAMQPWDPLGTPLLSPQANARLTVTRRFSQVLSALGLDEERLLAEAGKGDTEGTPRKPRSHRSVGVRMEHSSQESPKERTHWQPA from the exons atgGGACAAGACACCAACATGCTAAATGCCCACCAACAGTTGGTAAGGACCGCATCTGGGAGACCAGGGCAAGACACACCACAGCAGGCTCCAGGGACGGTCCCATGTCTGCTCAAGCTTCTCTCAAGCATCCCCCAAGCTGAGCAG GGGAGTCTTGGGAGCAGTGATGGTGTAATTCAGGGCCAGCAGCAGAGGTCTGTGAGCGCAGGGCAGATGGCAAAGAAGGACCGGAGGCCCAGGGACCGGAACAAGAAGGGGCAAGGCTCTGCTGAGGCTGAGGA TCTGGTCCCCTCTCCTCCTCGGAaaccctccttccccttccagtGGGTCTGGGAGAGCTTCACCACAGATGGCCGGGCTCCGCTTCAGCCGGGCTCCGCCTCGGCCCCTGGCCACCAAGCCCTGCCCTTGCCCCCAGCGGTCCATCGGCACAAGTCCAGGCGCAAGTCCACGGCCAACAACCCAGAGGCCCGTGGCTCCTGCTGGAAGACAGAGGCGCCAGATCCGGAGAGGAGACAGCAGCTCAGGGCCTGTAGACGCATTCCCATCCCTCCTGGCAAAGCGGGGGGCCAAGAGCTGGAGCTGCCTGGGAAGAGCTCAGGATCGGGGACGGAGGCCGAGCCAGAAGGCCTGGGCGCTGAGGTGGCCGAGAGGGCTCTGAGCCCCGGGGAACCGCCCCAGCTCCCCAGAAGGGGGTCGATCTTGGAGGAGGAGCCATTTGCAGAGGCCACAGACGAGGCCGAGGAGGGGGAGCACAGGGTCCCCCAGAGAAGGAGGGCTAGTTCTCCAAGAAAGGGGCGGAATTCTGGCGAGGAGGCCTGGGACGAGAGTGAACTGCGGAGCCAGGGGAGTGGCTCTGGCTCCAACAACCTCCGAGGACCACAGAGGAGGAGGCCAAGGGCCAGGGAGCTGGAGGGGCCGAGGAACCTGGAGAGGCTGCAGAGGCAGCTGCAGCAGGACTTGGACTGTG ATCCCGAAAAGCTGCCCTGGGAGCCATCGCGGGCTGCTGTTCAGGCCTCCCGCTGGAACAGGAAGGCCCATGCCTTGGGAGCTGATGAGACTTGCCTGTTTGCACACTTCCCTAACCGCACCTTCCACAAACGACAGGAGGCCACCAG AAACCGGCTGCAGGCCtgggagcagcagcagcaggagaagcGGCAGCAGGCCGAGCTGCGGCGGGCCCGGGAGCAGCGGCTACAGCAGCGGctggctcagtgcctggcagCCTACATACCCAGAGGGAGCCGGGGGCCGGGGGCCGCCCAGCGCAAGCTGGAGGAGCTAAG GCGCCAGGAGCGACAGCGCTTTGCTGAGTACCAGGCAGAGTTGCAAGGTATCCAGCAGCGGGTGCAGGCCCGGCCCTACCTGTTCCAGCAGGCCATGCAG CCCTGGGACCCCCTCG GAACCCCGCTTCTCTCTCCTCAGGCCAATGCCCGGCTCACTGTGACCCGGCGCTTCTCCCAGGTGCTGTCGGCACTGGGACTGGACGAGGAGCGGCTGCTGGCTGAGGCAGGAAAGGGGGATACGGAGGGCACCCCCAGGAAACCCAG GAGCCACAGGTCAGTGGGAGTGAGAATGGAGCACTCTTCTCAAGAGTCCCCCAAAGAAAGAACCCACTGGCAGCCAGCCTGA